In Ovis canadensis isolate MfBH-ARS-UI-01 breed Bighorn chromosome 3, ARS-UI_OviCan_v2, whole genome shotgun sequence, one DNA window encodes the following:
- the ATP5MC2 gene encoding ATP synthase F(0) complex subunit C2, mitochondrial, with the protein MPFNTEILDSCSSHPPECDRACLEKRRESKIPASVQSKPQATLRIGLNCGVPSFLRLWLQFLFSNARWSHWPATATELAGGAVVPGPTLKFAISLALAEQLFGPGRACAEPSFSYSRPLPAPLCLLCTGSSSPAAALHPLKMYTCAKFVSTPSLIRRTSTLLSRSLSAVVVRRPETLTDESHSSLAVVPRPLTTSLTPSRSFQTSAISRDIDTAAKFIGAGAATVGVAGSGAGIGTVFGSLIIGYARNPSLKQQLFSYAILGFALSEAMGLFCLMVAFLILFAM; encoded by the exons ATGCCATTTAACACTGAAATCCTGGACAGTTGTTCTTCCCACCCCCCCGAGTGTGACCGCGCATGCCTGGAAAAGAGACGCGAATCCAAGATTCCAGCCTCTGTGCAGAGCAAACCGCAGGCCACGTTACGGATCGGCTTAAACTGCGGAGTGCCCTCATTTCTCAGGCTCTGGCTGCAGTTTCTCTTCTCAAACGCCAGGTGGAGTCACTGGCCGGCTACCGCCACAGAGCTGGCAGGCGGCGCTGTGGTGCCTGGGCCGACCCTCAAGTTTGCAATCTCTCTAGCCTTGGCGGAGCAACTCTTTGGTCCGGGCCGCGCCTGCGCTGAGCCTTCCTTTTCCTattcccgccccctccccgcccctctctgtcttctctgcactgggagcag CTCTCCTGCCGCAGCCCTTCATCCCCTGAAAATGTACACTTGCGCCAAGTTCGTCTCCACCCCCTCCTTG ATCAGGAGAACCTCTACACTATTGAGCcgatcactgtctgcagtggtgGTAAGACGACCCGAGACACTGACAGATGAG AGCCACAGCAGCTTGGCAGTAGTCCCCCGTCCCCTGACCACCTCACTGACTCCTAGCCGCAGTTTCCAAACCAGTGCCATTTCAAGGGACATTGACACAGCAGCCAAGTTCATTGGAGCTGGGGCTGCCACAGTAGGGGTGGCTGGCTCTGGAGCTGGAATTGGGACCGTGTTTGGGAGTCTCATCATTGGTTATGCCAG gaACCCTTCTCTGAAGCAGCAGCTCTTCTCCTACGCCATTCTGGGCTTTGCCCTCTCGGAGGCCATGGGGCTCTTTTGCCTGATGGTGGCCTTTCTCATCCTCTTCGCCATGTGA